One Clostridium estertheticum DNA segment encodes these proteins:
- a CDS encoding GerMN domain-containing protein: MKKVIKVLLCSLLVISTVAFFGCEKKDNKSVTNKEKLENLKLPLEKDGFIQLGIYFDGTKDESNVQVVKDERIINKEELIGETIMQELIKGPTVKSELKPILPKETRLLSFSIKDSIAYVNLSKEAKIKMSVAKEKSCLQGIVASLTQLPSVEKVKITMGNKDIDTIGGNFDISKPFGKNEIILLKK, encoded by the coding sequence ATGAAAAAGGTAATAAAAGTATTATTATGTTCATTACTAGTTATTTCAACAGTAGCATTTTTTGGGTGTGAAAAAAAAGATAATAAAAGTGTGACAAATAAGGAAAAACTTGAAAATCTAAAACTTCCTCTAGAAAAAGATGGCTTTATCCAACTTGGTATTTATTTTGATGGTACTAAAGATGAATCTAATGTGCAAGTAGTTAAAGATGAGAGAATTATCAATAAAGAAGAACTTATTGGGGAAACTATTATGCAAGAACTTATAAAAGGGCCTACTGTAAAAAGTGAGTTAAAACCAATACTTCCTAAAGAAACTAGATTGTTAAGTTTTTCTATTAAAGACAGTATTGCTTATGTTAATTTGAGCAAAGAAGCTAAAATAAAGATGTCAGTTGCAAAAGAAAAAAGTTGCCTACAAGGCATAGTTGCGTCATTAACTCAATTGCCATCTGTAGAAAAAGTGAAAATCACAATGGGAAATAAAGATATTGATACTATAGGTGGAAACTTTGATATATCCAAGCCCTTTGGTAAAAATGAAATAATACTGTTGAAGAAATAG
- a CDS encoding MBL fold metallo-hydrolase has product MIFCPLYSGSSGNSVFVASENTKILVDVGMPGKSIESALKHIDQNPNHIDGIFITHEHSDHIKGAGIISRRYDIPIYANENTWKAMETKIGNIKEHNIRIISDSSVDINDMHIVNFKISHDAVDPIGYALYSGNKKACIATDLGYFSEEVKTIIKDADVILLESNHDIEMVKFGPYPYPLKRRILSDVGHLSNDACGKAIVEIMNDKQKRIILGHLSNTNNFPDLAYQTVLNILRDNYIEIGRDIFLDLAKRDMPSEVIDF; this is encoded by the coding sequence ATGATTTTTTGCCCATTATATAGTGGAAGTAGCGGAAATAGCGTATTTGTAGCGTCAGAAAATACAAAAATTTTAGTGGATGTTGGTATGCCAGGTAAAAGCATCGAAAGTGCTCTTAAACATATAGATCAAAACCCTAACCATATTGATGGTATTTTCATTACTCATGAACATTCTGACCACATAAAAGGTGCAGGAATTATTTCTAGGAGATATGACATACCGATATATGCCAATGAAAACACTTGGAAAGCTATGGAAACTAAAATAGGGAATATAAAAGAACATAATATAAGAATTATTAGTGATAGTTCTGTGGATATAAATGACATGCATATAGTAAATTTCAAGATATCACATGATGCTGTAGACCCCATAGGATATGCGCTTTACAGTGGAAACAAGAAGGCGTGCATAGCTACAGATTTAGGCTATTTTTCTGAGGAAGTAAAGACTATAATAAAAGATGCAGATGTAATTTTACTGGAGAGTAATCATGATATAGAAATGGTGAAGTTTGGTCCTTATCCATACCCATTAAAAAGAAGAATATTAAGTGATGTGGGTCATTTATCCAATGATGCATGTGGAAAAGCAATAGTAGAAATAATGAATGATAAACAAAAGCGTATTATTCTAGGCCATTTGAGTAATACAAATAACTTTCCTGACTTAGCCTATCAAACAGTGCTAAATATACTTAGAGACAATTATATTGAAATAGGTAGGGACATTTTTTTAGATTTAGCAAAAAGGGACATGCCAAGTGAAGTAATTGATTTTTAA
- a CDS encoding UDP-N-acetylglucosamine 1-carboxyvinyltransferase — MDKLVINGGKPMLGQVEISGAKNAAVAILPVAIIASKGTCIIENIPDIEDVNCIERILEDLGCKIKRENNSVSIDSTNIISMDASTEDVRKMRASYYLIGALLARFKKAKVDLPGGCPIGVRPIDQHIKGFEALGATVTIENNAVNVEADRLIGTSIYFDVVSVGATINVMAAATLAEGTTILENSAKEPHVVDVANFLNSMGANIKGAGTDVIRIIGVKELTGCTYSVIPDQIEAGTFMIAAAACGGEVTVNNVIPKHLESISAKLMEMGAEVYEGGDSVTVKAKGRLKAVNIKTLPYPGFPTDVQQPMNTLLCISEGRSIINESIWEARFKHVDELIKMGAKIKVEGSVATVDGVDKLTGTVVTASDLRAGAALVIAGLIAEGTTEILGIEHIDRGYPNIEEKFRSIGADISRVKV, encoded by the coding sequence ATGGATAAATTGGTAATCAACGGTGGTAAACCTATGCTTGGTCAGGTAGAAATAAGTGGTGCTAAAAATGCAGCAGTGGCAATTTTACCAGTAGCAATAATTGCAAGTAAGGGCACGTGTATCATTGAAAATATTCCTGATATAGAAGATGTAAATTGTATTGAAAGAATATTAGAGGATCTAGGCTGTAAAATTAAAAGAGAAAATAATTCAGTTTCTATAGATAGTACAAATATAATTAGCATGGATGCGAGTACTGAAGATGTAAGAAAAATGAGAGCGTCTTATTATTTGATTGGCGCACTTTTAGCTAGATTTAAAAAAGCTAAAGTAGACCTTCCAGGGGGTTGCCCTATCGGTGTAAGACCTATAGATCAACATATAAAAGGGTTTGAGGCACTTGGAGCAACTGTAACTATTGAGAATAATGCTGTAAATGTTGAGGCTGATAGACTAATCGGAACCAGTATTTATTTTGACGTTGTTAGTGTAGGTGCAACAATAAATGTAATGGCTGCAGCAACACTTGCAGAAGGAACAACTATTTTAGAAAATTCTGCAAAAGAACCTCATGTAGTTGACGTAGCTAACTTTTTAAACTCTATGGGAGCTAATATAAAAGGTGCAGGTACAGATGTTATAAGAATTATAGGTGTAAAAGAATTAACAGGATGTACCTATAGCGTAATTCCAGATCAAATAGAGGCAGGTACCTTTATGATAGCAGCCGCTGCTTGTGGTGGTGAAGTAACTGTAAATAACGTTATTCCAAAACATCTTGAATCAATTTCTGCAAAGCTCATGGAAATGGGAGCAGAGGTATATGAAGGTGGCGACAGCGTTACGGTTAAGGCCAAAGGAAGACTTAAGGCTGTAAATATAAAGACGCTTCCTTATCCGGGATTTCCAACGGATGTGCAGCAACCAATGAATACATTGTTATGCATTTCTGAGGGCAGAAGCATAATAAACGAAAGCATCTGGGAAGCTAGATTTAAACATGTAGATGAATTAATAAAGATGGGGGCTAAGATAAAGGTCGAAGGAAGTGTAGCTACAGTAGATGGTGTAGATAAACTTACAGGAACAGTTGTAACAGCATCAGATCTAAGAGCCGGGGCAGCACTAGTTATAGCAGGACTTATAGCAGAAGGTACTACGGAAATTTTAGGAATAGAACATATTGATAGAGGGTATCCAAATATTGAAGAAAAATTCAGGAGTATAGGGGCAGATATAAGTAGGGTCAAGGTATAA
- a CDS encoding DUF1540 domain-containing protein, whose protein sequence is MEHNDSIGCVVSECKFHCHDDNYCTLNKIEVIKHESVAKTPECTDCGSFKTT, encoded by the coding sequence ATGGAGCATAATGATAGTATAGGGTGTGTAGTAAGCGAATGTAAATTTCATTGTCATGATGATAATTACTGTACATTAAACAAAATCGAAGTTATAAAACATGAAAGTGTTGCTAAAACACCAGAATGTACAGACTGCGGAAGTTTCAAAACAACATAA
- a CDS encoding 2'-5' RNA ligase family protein: protein MIYYLVGLFDDDSYKYVESLQKTLCEKYNLYRSGTDLPMLHITLEIITDPNLCDLDISLKNILEDYTEFQVELNGVICFDPPFKSVNLNINNSGTIYELSKKINSILNTQGFSVREHIENWNLHISLANTIFSDREWSDNEYLAACNLAKDENLSNVITVRRVELWKPINDNHEMVVKKYIL from the coding sequence ATGATTTACTACTTGGTTGGCTTGTTTGACGATGATTCTTATAAATATGTGGAATCTTTGCAAAAGACACTTTGTGAAAAGTATAATCTGTATAGGTCCGGAACAGATTTGCCTATGCTTCATATAACTCTAGAGATAATAACAGATCCCAATCTCTGCGATCTGGATATTTCTTTAAAAAATATTCTTGAAGATTATACGGAATTCCAAGTTGAATTAAATGGTGTAATATGTTTTGACCCCCCATTTAAATCTGTAAACTTAAACATTAATAATAGTGGTACTATATATGAATTATCTAAAAAAATAAATTCTATTTTAAATACGCAGGGCTTTAGTGTACGAGAACATATTGAAAACTGGAATTTACATATTTCATTAGCTAATACAATTTTTTCGGATAGGGAATGGTCTGATAATGAATATTTAGCTGCCTGTAATTTAGCTAAGGATGAGAACCTTTCAAATGTTATTACAGTCCGGAGAGTAGAGCTTTGGAAACCTATAAATGATAATCATGAGATGGTAGTTAAAAAATACATACTATAA
- a CDS encoding dUTP diphosphatase codes for MNLQRLFQMQDTLDKRIESEHNLEGVPLLQKKILSLQVELGELANETRCFKFWSTKAPSSDDVILEEYVDCLHFILSIGIEKSFEDITLNTKYITCELSQQFLNLYINISDFINCSSIDSYLNIFQNFLSLGKNLGFSEEDIENAYLYKNNINHERQDNGY; via the coding sequence ATGAACTTACAAAGATTATTTCAAATGCAAGATACTTTAGATAAACGAATTGAATCAGAACATAACCTTGAAGGCGTACCATTATTACAAAAAAAAATACTCTCCCTTCAAGTAGAACTAGGGGAACTAGCAAATGAAACGCGTTGTTTTAAGTTTTGGAGTACAAAAGCTCCTTCAAGTGATGATGTAATTCTCGAGGAGTACGTTGATTGTCTTCATTTTATTTTAAGCATTGGAATAGAAAAAAGCTTTGAAGATATTACTTTAAATACTAAATATATAACTTGTGAATTATCACAGCAGTTTTTAAACTTATATATAAATATTTCAGATTTTATAAATTGTTCTTCTATAGATAGCTATTTAAATATTTTCCAGAATTTTTTAAGTTTAGGTAAAAATTTAGGATTTTCTGAGGAAGATATTGAAAATGCATATTTGTATAAAAACAATATCAATCACGAAAGACAAGACAATGGATATTAA
- a CDS encoding DMT family transporter: MSLQGVFNTRVSEKIGLWETNVLVQGTGLILTLIILLIAGNGNFRNIKEVNKLYLLGGVLGAIIIFSVMKGITSLGPTYSIATILVAQLLAAGLIDSFGIFGAEQIKFALSKYIGIGVMIVGIIIFKWKG; this comes from the coding sequence ATGAGTCTTCAAGGGGTTTTTAATACAAGAGTAAGTGAAAAGATTGGGCTTTGGGAAACTAACGTTTTAGTTCAAGGTACTGGGTTGATTCTGACCTTAATAATACTCCTTATTGCTGGTAATGGTAATTTTAGAAATATAAAAGAAGTGAATAAATTATACTTACTAGGAGGCGTACTAGGTGCTATAATTATATTTTCTGTCATGAAAGGTATAACGAGCCTGGGACCAACCTATTCCATTGCAACTATATTAGTTGCTCAGCTTTTAGCTGCCGGTTTAATTGATAGCTTTGGAATATTTGGCGCGGAGCAAATTAAATTTGCCTTATCTAAATATATAGGCATCGGTGTAATGATTGTAGGTATAATAATATTTAAATGGAAAGGGTAA
- a CDS encoding selenium metabolism-associated LysR family transcriptional regulator, whose product MDFKQIEAFISVARFKSFSKAANTIFLSQPTISSHIASLERELNVQLFDRTSKEVYLTPAGHSFLEYAINIINTRNNAVSNLSNFNTTISGKLNLSASTTPCNSLVPKLIKKFSNLYPDVRFNITEESSGNIIKEILDLHCEIAIVGTTIKNGKIKSYKLMEDDLVLISSPELNVPDEITLVDLLKYKFIIREKNSATRSTLDTALESKGINPNLLNVFCEVNTLDNLLQFVKLGTGVSIISEKISLDYIDSNKIKISKIKDLLLKRNLYLIINSKRTLTPIANAFFSMCSEMFSLIENEA is encoded by the coding sequence ATGGATTTCAAACAGATCGAAGCCTTCATTAGTGTAGCCAGATTTAAAAGTTTTTCTAAGGCAGCTAATACAATTTTTTTATCCCAACCTACAATAAGTTCTCATATAGCTAGCTTAGAAAGAGAGTTAAATGTTCAACTTTTTGACAGAACATCTAAAGAAGTATACCTTACACCTGCGGGGCATTCTTTTTTAGAATATGCAATTAATATAATAAATACTCGTAATAATGCTGTTTCTAATCTTTCTAATTTTAATACTACAATATCTGGGAAATTAAATTTATCAGCTAGCACCACTCCCTGTAACTCGTTGGTGCCAAAGCTTATTAAAAAATTCAGCAATCTTTACCCCGATGTTCGTTTTAATATTACTGAGGAAAGTTCTGGAAATATAATAAAAGAAATTTTAGATCTTCATTGTGAAATTGCTATAGTTGGAACCACAATTAAAAATGGTAAAATTAAAAGTTATAAGCTAATGGAGGATGATCTTGTTCTAATCTCTAGTCCAGAACTTAATGTCCCTGATGAAATAACCTTAGTGGATTTACTAAAATATAAATTTATAATTAGAGAGAAAAATTCAGCAACTAGAAGTACCCTTGATACAGCTCTTGAATCAAAGGGCATAAATCCTAATTTGTTAAACGTATTTTGTGAAGTGAATACTTTGGACAACCTTCTTCAATTTGTAAAACTGGGAACAGGTGTATCAATTATTTCCGAAAAAATTTCTTTGGATTATATTGATAGTAATAAAATAAAGATAAGTAAAATTAAAGATTTACTTTTAAAAAGAAACCTATACCTGATTATTAACTCAAAACGCACCTTGACTCCAATTGCTAATGCCTTCTTTAGCATGTGCAGCGAAATGTTTTCACTGATAGAAAATGAAGCTTAA
- a CDS encoding S8 family serine peptidase, which translates to MFSLKHKLDPSLNQALLSNLYENYRLIIYCKSLELKTIDKIKSLKCDILRHISGVNCICAILTASAIDRLLEYPQVSYITFDSYAHLCGNSVLSSNGISFQSNYNLTGKGIGVGLIDSGVYPHGDLLNPSNKIKKFMDFVNNLNYPYDDNGHGTFISGLICGSGYGSKGMYKGVASGSHLYMIKAFDKLGKGFISDILFSLEILINESSDFNIKIICLPFETLEPNEFVLSLFSRLFDLAISKGIVVIVPSGSNKSIKSSIRGIATLSNCITVGGYDSTSDPKIYEYSSCGPFQKHDKPNLISACVDICSLISDTKFISEKNGVKLYPNHTTNLYTTYTGTSCSAAFISGICALLYENNSDLCFKDTLALLKVSSSLISFPKYMQGSGIINLEKLLP; encoded by the coding sequence ATGTTTTCCTTGAAACATAAATTAGATCCTAGCTTAAATCAAGCACTGCTGTCTAACCTATATGAGAACTATAGGTTAATAATATACTGTAAATCCCTTGAGCTTAAAACCATAGATAAAATTAAATCATTAAAATGTGATATTCTACGTCATATTTCCGGAGTAAATTGTATTTGCGCTATATTAACAGCAAGTGCTATAGACAGATTATTAGAATATCCACAAGTGTCATATATAACTTTTGATTCTTATGCCCATTTGTGTGGCAATAGCGTACTCTCATCTAACGGTATATCCTTTCAAAGTAACTATAACCTTACTGGTAAGGGCATTGGCGTTGGACTAATTGATAGTGGTGTTTATCCACATGGCGACTTATTAAACCCTAGCAATAAGATAAAAAAATTCATGGATTTTGTTAATAATTTAAATTATCCTTATGATGATAATGGTCATGGCACCTTTATAAGTGGATTAATTTGTGGTAGCGGTTATGGGTCGAAGGGTATGTACAAAGGTGTTGCAAGTGGCAGCCATCTTTATATGATTAAGGCCTTTGATAAACTAGGAAAGGGTTTTATATCTGATATTTTATTTTCATTAGAAATTCTAATTAACGAGAGTAGTGATTTCAATATTAAAATCATTTGCCTTCCCTTTGAAACACTGGAACCTAATGAATTCGTACTTTCACTGTTTTCTAGACTATTTGACCTTGCAATATCAAAAGGTATAGTAGTTATAGTTCCTAGCGGAAGTAATAAGAGTATTAAAAGTTCAATACGTGGCATAGCTACCCTTAGTAATTGTATAACTGTTGGTGGATATGATAGCACTTCGGATCCAAAAATATATGAATATTCTTCCTGTGGTCCTTTCCAAAAGCACGATAAACCCAATTTGATTTCTGCCTGTGTTGATATTTGTTCCTTAATTTCAGATACAAAATTCATCTCTGAAAAGAATGGTGTAAAGCTCTATCCTAATCATACCACTAATTTATATACCACCTACACAGGAACTTCCTGCTCCGCGGCTTTTATAAGTGGTATATGTGCTCTCCTCTATGAAAACAATAGTGATCTATGTTTCAAAGATACATTGGCACTACTAAAAGTATCTTCAAGCTTAATAAGTTTTCCAAAGTATATGCAAGGGTCAGGAATTATAAATTTAGAAAAATTATTACCTTAG
- a CDS encoding ferritin, which produces MISEKLLSELNKQINFEFYSAHIYLAMAAYCAAEDFDGFSNWFKVQAEEEKFHAMKFYNYVNEMNGRVVLEGMPDPQNDFKSLLETFKISYNHEKIVTSKIYNLTDIATEEREHATISLLKWFIDEQVEEEANFSRLIKRLERINDDPTSLYLLDTELAARVFVPPVTTR; this is translated from the coding sequence ATGATAAGCGAAAAATTACTTAGTGAACTAAACAAACAAATAAACTTTGAGTTTTATTCTGCACATATTTATTTAGCTATGGCAGCTTACTGCGCTGCAGAAGATTTTGATGGTTTTTCTAATTGGTTTAAAGTTCAAGCTGAAGAAGAGAAATTTCATGCTATGAAATTTTATAATTATGTAAATGAAATGAATGGAAGAGTAGTTTTAGAAGGGATGCCTGATCCTCAAAATGATTTTAAATCACTTCTTGAGACTTTTAAAATATCATATAATCATGAGAAAATTGTAACTAGTAAGATTTACAATCTTACTGACATTGCTACAGAAGAAAGAGAACATGCTACTATAAGCTTACTTAAGTGGTTTATTGATGAGCAAGTTGAGGAAGAAGCTAACTTTAGTCGCCTAATAAAAAGACTTGAAAGAATTAATGATGACCCTACAAGTCTTTATTTACTAGATACTGAACTGGCAGCAAGAGTTTTTGTTCCACCAGTTACTACTAGATAA